One window of Dendropsophus ebraccatus isolate aDenEbr1 chromosome 13, aDenEbr1.pat, whole genome shotgun sequence genomic DNA carries:
- the LOC138770364 gene encoding cholesterol 24-hydroxylase-like, with protein MTLWALISGALLLLLGLAVICVLLYCAHILYIHRKYDHIPGPPRDSFIMGHSSTLVNQKNNGIVYDVFLDWVLKYGPVVRINGLHKVFVIVTSPDTIKDLLMSSKHPKDKFYEQIFHLFGVRFLGKGLLTDRDHEHWHKQRRIMDPAFSRSYLMELMGTFNEKAEELMERLTELADEKTEARMHELLNKMTLDVIGKVAFDMELNCLHDDQTPFPRAILLSMQGMMEMRNPLVKFLPSKKNVIHEVQDAVRLLRKTGKECIERRQKMIQDGVEVPNDILTQILRGAVLEDDCDIEVMIDNFVTFFIAGQETTANQLAFAVQELARNPEILTKAQAEVDEVIGAKRHIEYEDLPKLRYLSQVLKETLRLYPSVPGTTRFIENDLVVEGVRIPKHTTVMINTYVTGRMEEFFPDPLTFNPDRFSRDAPKPYFTYFPFSLGPRSCIGQVFAQMEAKVVMAKLLQRFQFRLVEDQTFKILDTGTLRPMEGTRCRLRVREKQ; from the exons ATGACCCTGTGGGCTCTTATATCAGGggccctcctgctgctgctgggcCTGGCTGTCATCTGCGTCTTACTctactgtgcccatatactgtatatccacagGAAGTATGACCACATCCCGGGACCCCCCAGAGACAG ctttATTATGGGCCATTCATCCACATTAGTGAACCAGAAGAACAATGGGATCGTCTATGATGTTTTCCTTGACTG GGTATTAAAATACGGTCCGGTCGTTCGCATCAATGGCTTACACAAAGTCTTTGTCATTGTCACCAGCCCTGACACTATAAAG GACCTCCTTATGTCCTCCAAGCACCCGAAAGACAAGTTTTATGAGCAGATCTTTCACTTGTTTGGTGTACG ATTCTTAGGGAAAGGATTATTGACAGATAGAGACCACGAGCATTGGCACAAGCAGCGACGAATCATGGATCCCGCCTTTAGTCGATC GTATCTGATGGAGTTAATGGGAACGTTCAATGAAAAAGCGGAGGAGCTGATGGAGCGGCTGACTGAGCTGGCCGATGAGAAAACAGAAGCCAGGATGCACGAATTGTTAAACAAGATGACCCTGGATGTGATCGGCAAG GTGGCATTTGATATGGAGTTGAACTGTCTACACGATGACCAGACGCCATTCCCACGCGCCATTCTCCTTAGTATGCAAGGCATGATGGAGATGAGGAACCCCCTGGTGAAG TTTCTCCCATCGAAAAAAAACGTTATCCATGAAGTCCAAGATGCCGTCCGCCTGCTACGTAAGACGGGGAAGGAATGCATTGAGAGGAGACAGAAGATGATACAAGATGGAGTGGAGGTTCCTAATGATATACTGACCCAGATACTCAGAGGAGCCG ttctgGAAGACGACTGCGATATTGAGGTCATGATAGACAACTTTGTCACCTTCTTCATTGCTG GACAAGAGACAACCGCCAATCAGTTAGCGTTTGCAGTGCAAGAATTGGCGCGAAATCCGGAAATACTGACCAA GGCCCAGGCCGAGGTGGATGAGGTCATTGGCGCCAAGAGACATATCGAATACGAAGATCTCCCCAAACTACGGTACCTGTCCCAG GTGCTGAAGGAGACTCTAAGGCTGTACCCCAGCGTGCCAGGAACCACTCGATTCATAGAAAACGATCTTGTCGTTGAGGGGGTCAGGATCCCAAAACATACCACAGTGATG ATAAACACATACGTCacggggaggatggaggagtTTTTCCCAGATCCTCTCACCTTTAATCCGGACAGGTTCAGCCGTGATGCCCCAAA GCCTTACTTCACGTATTTTCCATTCTCTCTGGGGCCACGGTCCTGTATCGGACAGGTGTTCGCCCAG ATGGAGGCCAAAGTAGTGATGGCGAAGCTGCTGCAGAGATTCCAGTTCCGGCTGGTGGAGGATCAGACCTTCAAGATCCTGGATACGGGAACTCTGCGCCCCATGGAGGGTACAAGGTGTCGTCTGAGAGTCCGAGAGAAGCAgtaa